A genome region from Carassius gibelio isolate Cgi1373 ecotype wild population from Czech Republic chromosome A23, carGib1.2-hapl.c, whole genome shotgun sequence includes the following:
- the LOC127944914 gene encoding proenkephalin-B, whose protein sequence is MMEWYVLVLMLSLPSLSQADCSEQCMRCAQQISDLDSAVNRLTCTLECEGAVPSTSTSDRCEKALRELSDEFAELNGERNALNAEDLQEKSSNLVKRYGGFIKRIDKNKNKFFASPWKENAILKGLFAKKHGESLSKLGERGVPSITEDDEGEDVTGVYDTDVPLNEAKRYGGFLRKFGPKISNFVDNTSPQVLQKRYGGFMRRIRPKLRWDKQKRYGGFLRRHFKIAVRSDEEPLSYEDYAL, encoded by the exons ATGATGGAGTGGTATGTTTTGGTGTTGATGCTGAGCTTGCCAAGCTTGAGTCAGGCAGATTGTTCAGAGCAATGCATGAGATGCGCGCAACAGATCTCCGACCTGGACTCTGCAGTGAACCGCTTG ACTTGCACTTTAGAATGTGAAGGAGCCGTGCCATCTACAAGTACATCAGACAGATGTGAGAAGGCTTTACGGGAGCTCTCAGACGAATTCGCGGAGCTCAACGGAGAGCGAAACGCGTTAAACGCGGAGGATCTCCAAGAGAAGTCGTCCAACCTGGTCAAACGATACGGGGGCTTCATCAAGAGAATcgataagaataaaaataagtttttcgCCTCGCCATGGAAGGAGAACGCCATACTTAAAGGACTGTTTGCGAAGAAACACGGAGAGTCGCTGTCGAAACTTGGCGAGCGAGGCGTCCCGTCGATCACGGAAGACGACGAGGGCGAAGACGTAACGGGAGTTTATGATACCGACGTTCCTTTAAACGAAGCCAAACGCTACGGCGGGTTTCTCCGCAAATTCGGGCCCAAGATAAGCAACTTTGTGGATAACACCAGCCCGCAGGTGTTGCAGAAGAGATACGGCGGGTTTATGCGAAGAATCCGCCCGAAGTTGAGGTGGGACAAACAAAAGCGATACGGTGGGTTTTTACGCCGTCACTTTAAAATCGCCGTGCGCTCTGACGAAGAGCCCTTATCGTACGAGGACTATGCTTTATAA
- the LOC127944911 gene encoding serine/threonine-protein kinase 35-like has translation MELRNGTQGRITSLRRGCKRAKPPSAHMRRGEGKALRPLPVETNEDEEELMEEGNCFSTGFLKHDILHPAMFFKTPRYSLIREVGRGSYGVVYEAVARRSGARVAVKKLRCDAPEKVELALAEFWALASLEKKHENVVQLEECVLQRNGMAQKMSHGNKRNKQYLRLVETSLKGERILGYPEEPCYIWFVMEFCDGGDLNQFILSRRPDPRTNRIFMKQMTSAVAFLHKNNIVHRDLKPDNILISQKSGSPVVKVSDFGLSKVCAGLSCMENEGDNQVNKNMVNINKFWLSSACGSDFYMAPEVWEGHYTAKADIFALGIIIWAMIERITFIDAESKRELLGTYIRQGTEIIPVGEALLENPKMVLNIPQKTRSIMSEGIKRLLLDMLAVNPQDRPDASQLEVRMDQVTCAA, from the exons ATGGAGCTTCGTAACGGCACACAGGGGAGAATAACGAGCCTCCGGCGGGGCTGCAAGCGAGCCAAGCCGCCCAGCGCACACATGAGGCGGGGTGAAGGTAAGGCTCTGCGGCCGCTGCCCGTGGAGACCAACGAGGATGAGGAGGAGCTCATGGAGGAAGGCAACTGTTTCTCCACGGGCTTCCTCAAGCATGACATTCTCCATCCCGCAATGTTCTTCAAGACACCCAGGTATAGCTTGATCCGGGAGGTGGGTCGCGGGAGCTACGGTGTGGTGTACGAGGCCGTCGCCCGCAGGTCCGGAGCCCGCGTGGCCGTGAAGAAGCTCCGCTGCGACGCGCCCGAGAAAGTGGAGCTGGCGCTGGCCGAGTTCTGGGCCCTGGCGAGCCTGGAGAAGAAGCACGAGAACGTGGTGCAGCTGGAGGAGTGCGTGCTGCAGAGAAACGGGATGGCACAGAAAATGAGCCACGGGAACAAACGAAACAAACAGTATTTGAGATTAGTGGAAACCTCACTGAAAG GTGAGCGTATCTTGGGCTACCCAGAGGAACCGTGTTATATTTGGTTTGTTATGGAGTTCTGCGACGGCGGGGACCTCAACCAGTTCATCCTCTCCCGGCGGCCCGACCCACGGACTAACCGTATCTTCATGAAGCAGATGACCAGCGCTGTGGCCTTCCTCCATAAGAACAACATCGTCCACCGGGACCTCAAACCAGACAACATTCTCATCTCGCAGAAATCCGGCAGTCCGGTGGTCAAGGTCTCCGACTTCGGCCTCAGCAAGGTTTGCGCGGGACTCAGCTGCATGGAGAACGAAGGCGACAACCAGGTTAACAAAAACATGGTGAACATTAACAAATTCTGGCTATCGTCAGCATGCGGGTCTGACTTCTACATGGCTCCGGAGGTGTGGGAGGGCCACTACACTGCCAAAGCGGACATTTTTGCGCTCGGGATCATCATTTGGGCCATGATCGAACGGATCACATTTATCGACGCCGAGTCCAAGCGAGAGCTCCTCGGCACATATATTCGCCAGGGAACGGAGATCATCCCGGTGGGCGAGGCCCTGCTAGAGAACCCAAAGATGGTCCTGAACATCCCACAGAAGACCCGGAGCATCATGTCTGAAGGCATCAAGCGGCTTCTGCTGGACATGTTGGCGGTCAATCCACAGGACCGACCCGACGCGTCTCAGTTGGAGGTTAGAATGGATCAAGTCACATGTGCGGCGTAA